The genomic interval ATTAGAGAGGGAACGTCTATGGCTGGCGTATTAGGAATGATCTTAGCTGGAGGGGAAGGCTCTCGTCTTCAGCCTCTCACTGCAAATCGCAGTAAACCTGCGGTCCCATTTGGTGGAAGTTATCGACTGATCGATTTTGCACTGAATAACTTTATCAATGCTGATATCGTCAAAATTTATGTGTTAACGCAATTTAAATCTCAGTCTCTTTATTCACATTTAAAGCAAGGTTGGCACATCAGCGGTATCACCAATCGATTCATTGACCCAATACCAGCGCAAATGCGCACTGGGAAGCGCTGGTACGAGGGGACGGCCGATGCCATCTATCAAAATATGGGCTTTATGAAGCTCGCAGACCCTGACGATGTCCTCATTTTTGGCTCCGACCATATTTACAAAATGGATATTAGCCAATTCTTGGATTTTCATCATGCCAAAAAAGCCAAATTAACCGTTTCGGCATTGCGTATGCCCGTTGAGTGCGCTTCGCAATTTGGGGTAATTGAAGTCGATACCGAAGGGCGGATGATTGGCTTTGCAGAAAAGCCGGCTAAACCGAAAGAGATCCCAGGTGATCCTGGTTTTGCTTTGGTTTCGATGGGGAACTATGTGTTTGAGGCGGACACGTTATTTCGCGAATTAACCGAAGATGCGGACTTTGAGCATTCTAGTCACGATTTTGGCAAAGATATCATTCCACGTCTTTACCCGACGGGAGAAGTCTTTGTCTATGACTTTGGCAAAAATGATATTGAGGGGGAAAACGGTGGGGTGTACTGGCGCGATGTTGGTACGATCGACAGTTATTGGCAAGCTCATATGGATTTGTTGGGTAAAGATGCGTTGTTTTCTTTGTACAATCGTAACTGGCCATTGCATACTTATCATCCCCCGTTACCCCCTGCCACCTTTGTTGATGATAATAACCTAAAAGTAAAAATCATTGATAGTTTGGTGTGTAACGGCAGTTATGTTCGCGGTTCTCATATCGAGAAATCTGTGTTGGGTTTTCGTAGTAACATTGGCTCTCATTGTAATATTCGCGAGTCAATCTTATTAGGTGATATTAAAGTGGGCAAAGGCAGTATCCTTAACCGAGTGATCGCCGATAAAGATGTCGAAATTGCCCCAGGTTGTGAAATTGGGGTAAATTTGGAGCACGACAAGCAAAGGTTTCATGTCTCAGAGGAGGGCATTGTAGTGATCCCTAAAGGAGCGAGAGTTGGATTCTAACTCGTTATCAATATGTTATATGGCCTCGGAAGTCGAGGGGTTGGTAAAAAGTGGTGGGCTTGCCGATGTTGCGCGAGCCCTTCCACAAGCATTACAAGATTTAAACCACAATATAAAGGTCGTTATCCCGGCTTATCAAGTTATAGAGGGTATTGAACACGCTGACGTGGTACTTGCTACTGAGCTAGAACAGACCGGTCAGGCTTATCGGATATTACAGCTTCGCTGTGGTGATTTGACAGTTTATGCCATTGATTGCCCAGAGTATTTTCGACGCTCTGCACTCTACGCTGAAAATAACTGCGCTTATCATGACAATGGGGAGCGCTTTGCATTCTTTAGCATGGCAGCTCTAGATATGCTGTCTAAATTGGATGAAAAAATCGATATTATTCACGTTAATGATTGGCATACCGGTTTAGTCCCCTTTATTTTTAAGCACCGTTACGCTCAACACCCGGCTTTTTTAAACACGAAAGTGGTCTTCACTATTCATAATGCGGTGTTTAAAGGCAGTTTTCACCCTGATGAGTTGAGTATTCTGGGTGAATTGAGTCAACACCCCGATTTATTGGTGACAGGTCAACACGCATCAATGTTAAAAGCCGGTGTCTTGTGCGCGGATAAAATCAATGCTGTGAGTCCTACCTATGCCAAAGAGCTATTAACCGACTTGGGCAGCCATGGCTTTGGCGGCGTGTTTGGCGCCAGAGAGGCAGATTTAAGTGGTATTTTAAACGGTTGCGATTACCAGGCTTGGTCCCCACAACAAGATCCTTGGTTGGTGGCGAATTACTCGGAGAAAAAACAAAGTTTACAAACGGGCAAAGCCAGAAATAAGCGTGCGTTACAACAACGATTATCTTTACCAGAGCAAAAGGTCGCCATGTTCGGTATGGTATGCCGCTTGACTCATCAAAAAGGCATTCAATATTTAATACCGATTCTTGAAAAGTTCTTACAACATCAGGTACAAGTTGTGATTGTGGGAACCGGCGAGGTACAACTTGCCCAGCAATTACATGACATTGAACGTTTGTATCCACATAATTTTCGCTTTGTAGAAGCGTATGATAATGAATTGGCGCACTGGGTAGAAGCTGGATCGGATTTCTTTTTGATGCCTTCAGAATTTGAACCTTGCGGTTTGAATCAAATTTACAGTTTAGCTTATGGCACTCTGCCCATCGTTCGAGCGGTTGGCGGGTTAAAAGATACCGTCGTTGATTACTTTGATGCGCCAAACTCAGCAACCGGTTTTGTGTTTCACGAGCCGACCGGAGAGGCCTTGTTACTCACACTACTTTCTGCGTTATTAGTCTATGAGCAGTTGCCTAAGGTCTTTGTCGAAATGCAGATAAGGGCGATGAATACGCGTTTTGACTGGGAGACGTCCGCTTTGTCTTATTTAGCTATGTATGAGTCGTGCTTAAAATAGGTATTAGGTGCCACAACTCTAGCATCAGTTTTACTTAGGGCATAGGCGTTTGACATTGCCAACAGATTTCAAACTGACCTTCGTTAATTTCGTGACATTTTGCACAGTGCCATGAAGGCTGAGATTGGGTTTGTTCTTCAAGCCAAGTGTCGATGTGATGCTTGGCTTTTTTTTGTTGAGCAGGATTATTAAGCCAAATCATAGGGCCATTTTCGTCATCAAGAGGGATCTCTCCAACAACGGATTGCGTGTGTCGTAAAAAGACTTGGCAGTCAATAGAGTGAGATTGCAAGTAGTGACAAAGTATTTCTATTTCAATTGGGTTAGCTAAACTGATTAATTTCATCTCAATGCTCTTTTTGTTTACTGGTACACATAATTAATAAGTAGCACAGTGTGGTATGAATGTTAACCCAGTCGTGTTGGCAGGAAGAAATAAAAAACGTATTTGCAGTAAAAAGAGCACTCTAATACTGAATTAGAGTGCTTTGGATTTAATTTAAATGAGCCAGTAGCTCTTCACGTCTTGATTGAGGGATGACGCTCCAATGCTTACCTTCTATCGCGCCTTCTAAGGCCCATAAAAGTTCAACAGTGACCTCTTCGTTGAAAGCGCGGATAGCTTTGAAGGCTTCAAGTGAACCGCGTTGTTTTAACGCTTCGACGGACTCGATTCCCGCTCTTTTCAACATTCTCTCGGTGCCAAGACGCAAGTTAGGTAAATCTTTTAAACGATCTACATGTTCGCGCTGTTGATGCACTTTGTCTGCGCGAGCTTGTGTGAGGGCTTCTTGTGCTAACTCAAAGATAGTGTCAGTTGATTGCCATTGTTCATTTTTGACAGCAAAGTACTTTGTTACAACAGGAAAGCCGCGTTTGTGATAAACATAAGGAGACATTCCTTGTTTGGTGAATAATTTGGCTTTTTGTTTATCAGCGCGTATGTGTAACTCGTCTTTTACCACGAGAGCAAACATGATGTCGCCAGAAAAAATACCAAATCCACCAAACATGGACCTTGATTTTATGTTTCCAAGTGGCTCAAATAGTTTCATTGAGTCTTTGAGTATCGGTTTATCCATGATTCTCTATTCTCGGTGTATAAAAATTAATGCCACTCTATACCCAAAGGTAGCAATAGAATCTGCGATTGAACCTCAAGCCATCGGTAACAGGTGCAACAAGAAAGATGATAAAAAGTATATAATTGACAAACTCAATACCATTTATTGTCATTGACTCTCCGTCGCACAATAGAAGACTTAATGAGATATCAAGGCAGAGACAGTTAGTCACCATTCCAATATGGCTTTTGCAGGCGTGAGATTATCGCATGTAAGTAGAAGAAAGATGTCATTGAAACGTAAAGATTTTTCTTGTTACTTAACTTCGGTAACCCCGCTACCTGTCACCTAAACTAAAGAGTAAAGGTGCTTAAGGCCGGAAGCTTTGCGTCCCATTCTTTCAAATGGTTTGCCTTTTTCGTGACACACTAAGAATACGAAATTCTCAACGAGAAGGTTTAGTTCGTGCCACAAAATGTGATACTAGTTCAAGTATAGAATGCGTTGGCGAAAAAGCGAGTTATGGATAAGGTTTTTTATGAATATCCTCTGATTTCATATGGTTAAAATCAGAGGATAAGACGTTAATTGATTTTTTTTACCGATTGACGCGTCACGATCTCTGGGTGCATCTCAAATACGCGACGCTCGTTTTGTTTGTTTTTAATTCTGGCCATCAGAATTTCAAACGCATTTTTACCGACACGGCGTTTGGGTTGGTGAACGGTTGTCAGTGGTGGTGAAAAGTATTCTGCTAATTCGATGTTGTCATAACCGATAACGGAGATATCTTCCGGTACTTTAAGACCATTTTGTTGTAAACGGCTTATAAGCCCAAGTGCCATAGTGTCATTAAAACAGAATACCGCCGTTGGCTTTTCCTTCATGGCAATAATTTTGTCGGCCGCTAGCACCGCGGTATCACATTCAAAATTGCCTTCTAAAATCCAGTTTTCATTGACAGTGAGGTTTGCTTGCGCCATGGCACGCCTAAAACCTACAATGCGCTCTTTACAAGCCAGTTTTTCAAAGTGACCACTTAAACAGGCAATTTGAGTATGCCCATTATCAATGAGGTATTTAGTGGCAAGGTAGCCGCCTTCTTCCGAGTTGTCGATAATTTTGTCAACCTGTGGGTTTTCCGGTCCCCAGTCCATGATCACTTTAGGTATGTCTTTGTGGCGATCTAACATGTCGTTCAATTCATCGGTTAAATCAGAACACATGACTAAAATACCATCAACGCGTTTCTCTGCTAGCATACGGATATAATCGCGTTGTTTTTCGTAAATGCCACCGGTGTTACACAAAATTAAGGTATAACCTTGACGGTAACAATAACTTTCCACACCATCGATGACTTCAGAAAAGAACAGGTTGGTAGATTGAGTGACCAACATACCGATGGTACGAGTTGTGTTGCATTTCAAGCTGCGAGCGACTGCACTTGGCGCATAATTTAACTCATCAACGGCCTTCATGACCTTTTCTTGCGTTCCTTCAGCAACAAAACGTGTTTTATTAATCACGTGGGAAACCGTGGTGGTTGAAACTCCGGCTAAGCGGGCAACGTCTTTAATGGTGGCCATAGGGTATCCTAATTATTATGTGTTAGAGACGCAAAACTGGCGTTTACAGTACGCGTAGGTATGTCAAATACTGCCTTTCAATACTTATTTTGTTTCATAGCAATCGTTTGCTTTGTTTTTTATCGATAATTGGTTTTGTCGATAATCGGTCAAAGCAAGTCACAGTGTATTGAGAGTCATCGAGACAGATAAAGAAAGTAAAACGTCAGTTGAAAAGCGGCAAATTATGATTAAATTTTACCGCTTTGTCTAGTCAGTGCTGATTAAAAAGCACCTTGTTCATAGAATGGTATTATAGCTCAGTTTGGCTGGCTTCGATGGTTTCTTGGTTGTGAGGCAATAAAAATTGACGCAACTGAATCCACCACAAGCCAAGCTGTTCATGCCAAAACAACTCGGTTTGTTCTAAGTAACGGCTACTGGGTAAATATCGAGTCCAAAATTGTTGTGTCTGGCGATTGGCTAAATAGTTTGTTGGTGCGGGTAGCGGAGTTAAACCGGCATTAGTGAACTCTTTCATTGCACGAGGCATATGACTCGCTGATGTGACAAGGACTAATCGCTGAGTACCCACAAATGCCGCGGCTTGTCGAGCTTCTTCCCATGTGTCTTTGGCCGTTTCTAATAATATGATGTCGCTTTTATTTACGCCGAGGGCGAGAGCGACTTTGGCCATCATGCGCGCGTGACTAATACTGGTGCCACCCGCATAGCCGGACAAAATCATTTTAGAGCCAGGATACATACGCCAAATACGGATGCCCTCTGTCAAGCGCATCAGTGCGGTTCGACTCAATTGAGATGTCGGTGGTAAACGATCATCAGTGATATGGCTGTTGCCAAGGACCATAACGTAGTCGACATTACCGGTGACCGGTAAAAACGCTGGGTATTGACGCTCAAGTGGCATGATAAGCCGACTCGAAACCGGTTGAAACGAAGCCAGAAATAAAAAGCTCAGTGAAAATAACAGCACAATACAGCCCGCCTTTTGACGGCGAGTAAACATGATCAGCAGCAGGCCGAAAAATCCGAGCAAGAGTAAGCCTGGCATTGGCATGATAAGGGCTGAAATGACTTTTTTTAGCTCAAACATAAACAAATAGTCCGAAAAAACATCACTTGAATGAAAAATTGAAATAATCGCTCTTTATTCCTACTTTTCTTGTGACAGAATAGTAACATGATTCTTTTATAAAATTGCATGACACCGTGATTGAAGACCGTAATTTCGACGATATTGCCCACAAATTTGCAAAAAACATTTATGGCTCTAACAAAGGCGATATTAGGCAAGTTATTGTTTGGGAAGATCTTGAACAAATTATAGAATCTGTCAAGGACAAAGGTTTTCCCTTGTCTATTTTTGATGCTGGTGGGGGGGTTGCACAACTATCAAGACGCCTTGCTGCTTTGGGCAATCAAGTCACCTTATGTGATCTTTCCCGTGAAATGTTGAGCCTAGCTCAGCAAGAGATTGAAAAGGACGGGCTCCTAGAGCACTATCGTTTGATCCACCAGCCAGTACAAAATGCTAGCGAATTTTTGGATAAAAAGCAGGACTTAATTTTGTTTCATGCCGTGATGGAATGGTTAGCAAAACCGGAAGCGGTGTTAAAACAATTGACAGAGCAATTGGCTGATGATGGCATAATCTCTGTGATGTTTTATAACCATCACGGCTTAGTGTATAAAAACGTACTTTGTGGCAATATTCCTCATGTACTCGAGGGAATGCCACATCGCAAGCGATTTAAATTACAACCTGCGAAGGGATTAAAGCCGGAAGACGTCTATCGTTGGCTAGAGCAATCCGGTCTAACTATTGTCGGAAAAAGTGGCATTCGATGCTTCAGCGATTACCTTCGCTCAGGGGATAATATGGGCGATTATACGCCACAAGATTTAATGGAAATGGAAAGGCAAGTTTGTCGACAAGAGCCCTATATATCAATGGGGCGTTACATCCATGTGTGGGCACAAAAGAAGCAAAGACAGGAATGATAATGAGTGAAATAACTCATGATGACAAACCCCAACCGATTGAAGAGTTGGTCGGTTGGGTCAAAGACAATCAACTTTCGCTGCAATTGACAACCGAAAAACTGTCTTTTCTTTTAGCAATGGCAGTACTCAGTCAAGAGCGGTTTGACCAAGAGTTAACCGAGGGTGAGTTACACGATGCGTTTCACATTGTGGTGAAGCTATTCGACGGCGACAGTACACCATCGGCTTTTAAAGCGAATAATGCCCTCAACGATATGGTCAAGCAGCGTTTGATCAGTCGTTTTACCAGTGAAATTAATGAAGGGGCAAGCATTTACCGTTTGACGCCTTTAGCTATAGGCTTAACCGATTATTTTGTTAGGCAAAAACAGTTCTCACAATTGAAGTTATCAATTCAGTTATCGATGGTGGCTGATGAAATGAGCAAAGCGGTCGAACTGGCAAGGCAGGGCGGTGATGTTCATTTTTGGCAGCACAAGGTTTACGGCGTCTTGAAATACTCAGTGGCTGAAATCTTTGACCAAATCGACCTAAATCAGCGAGTGATGGACGAGCAACAGCAAGGCGTCAAACAGCAAGTTGCGGATCTGCTCAATCAAGATTGGCAAGAAGCGATCTCTCAATGTGAAAAGTTATTGGGTGAAACCTCGAATACGCTTAGAGAGCTACAAGATACGCTGCAAACGGCGGGCGATGATCTACAAACTCAGATTCTCGACATCCAAGAGTTAGTTTACCATCAACCCGAACTTGAGTTTGTCGAATCTGTGCTGTTTAACCTGCAAATGAAACTCGATCGAATTGTCAGTTGGGGACAGCAATCCATTGATTTGTGGATTGGTTACGACCGCCACGTGCACAAATTTATTCGAACCGCTATCGATATGGATAAAAATCGTGCTTTCAGCACTAGACTGCGTCAATCGTGTCAAGACTATTTTGATGCGCCATGGTTTTTAACCTACGCCGATGCTGACAAACTGTTTGACTTGCGCGATGAAACCTTGTCATTACGCGATGACGAAGTGACCGGTCAAGTACCGATTGCCCTTGAGTTTGAAGAGTTTGAAGCGGTCAATAATAGTTTGTCTGAGCGTATTGCCGACATGTTAAAACTGCATAAGACTCAGGGTGTGCCAATTGATCTAGGCTCAGTACTCAAAGAGCACCTAGCGCAACACCCAGCCACACATCATTTTGATTTAGCACGCATCATCGTCGATCAAGCGGTAAGGCTCGGCTATTCAGAGTCAGATTACCGTGCCATTCAACCCGATTGGCAAGTTATTAACGAATTTGGTGCTAAGGTACAAGCGAATGTCATTGACCGATACTAATGAATTTATGTCAGAAAAGCTGGCAAAAGCAATTTCTAATCCTTTATTTCCACAGTTGGATACTTGGCTTCGTGCTGGAAAACACATAGGCACTGAAGACTTTGATAATCACGCGTTGTTGTCAGATTACCAGCTGGAATTAGCGACGTTTTACCAACGTTACAATACCGAATTGGTGAAAGCGCCTGAAGGCTTTTTTTATTTAAGACCGCGTTCAACCGCATTAATTGGACGCAGCGTGTTGTCCGAGTTAGATATGCTGGTCGGCAAGGTATTGTGTTTCTTGTTTTTAAGCCCGGAACGTTTGGCTCACGAAGGCATATTCACGCATCAAGAGTTATACGAAGAATTACTGCAACTCACTGACGAACAAAAACTGATCAAGTTAGTGACTCATCGGGCAACAGGCTCTGATCTCGACAAAGAAAAACTGTACGAGAAAGTGCTGACCTCATTGAGACGGTTGAAACGCCTTGGCATGGTGATCAATGTGGGTGAAACCAATAAGTTTCGCATTAGTGAGTCAGTATTTCGTTTTGGAGCCGATGTTCGCGTTGGCGATGATATGCGAGAAGCACAATTGAGATTGATCCGCGATGGTGAGGCGGTCGTCCACCACCAAGAGCCCAAACAAGGCTCTCTATTGGATAATGACAATCACGACCAGCTACCTCAAGAAGTAGAGGATGAAGAATTATGATTGAGCGCGGTAAATATCAATCCTTGACGATGATCAACTGGAATGGTTTTTTTGCACGGACCTTTGATATCGATGGTTTAGTGACCACTTTATCTGGGGGGAATGGTGCGGGTAAATCGACCACCATGGCGGCGTTTATTACCAGTTTGATCCCCGACCAAACGCTTTTGCATTTTCGCAACACCACGGAAGCGGGCAGTAATCAATCATCCCGTGATAAGGGGTTGTTTGGAAAATTGCAACCCGGTGTCTGTTATGCCGCCCTTGATGTGGTGAACTCTCGTCATCAACGCGTCCTTTTTGTGGTTAAGTTACAGCAGGTCGCAGGACGCGATAAAAAAGTCGACATCAAACCATTTTTAATCCAAGGCCTACCAAGCCACGTTAAGCCGACGGACATACTGATCGAAAACGTGTCTGCGCAACACGCAAAAGTACGCCCGTTTAACGATGTAAAAAGCTGTGTAGCACAGTACGAAGGTGCGCATTACAAAGCGTTTAGCTCGATTGTCGATTACCATTCACAAATGTTTGAATTTGGCGTTTTACCGAAAAAGCTACGCAACAGCAGTGATCGTTCAAAGTTCTATCGCCTCATAGAAGCGTCACTTTATGGCGGGATATCCAGTGCCATCACTCGTTCATTGCGCGATTATTTGTTGCCGCAAAACGGCGGGGTCAAAAAAGCGTTCCAAGACATGGAATCGGCACTGCGTGAAAACCGCTTAACCCTTGAAGCGATCAAAACAACCCAAGCTGATCGTGATTTGTTTAAACACCTGATCACGGAGTCAACTCAATATGTGGCGGCGGATTACATGCGCCATGCAAACGAACGACGAGGTAAACTCGAACAAGCGCTTTCGTTGCGACATGAGTTGAATACGACTAAAGACAGCTTATTAGAGCACAATCAGCGCTTAAGCTATGCAAAAGAGCAGCTTGAGCTTTTGATTGAGCAAGAATCTGGGTTAGAGCAGGATCATCAAAGTGCTCAAGATCACTTGTTATTGGTGCAAAATGCGTTGCGTCAACAAGAAAAGATAAACCGCTATCAAGACGATCTCGAGGCGTTAAATGAGCGCTTAGAAGAGCAATTGATGGTGGTTGAGGAAGCGCAAGAGCGTCTTTTTGACCGCGAAGCATTAACACAGCAAGCCGAAGAAGAAGTTGATAGTTTGAAAACACAGCTTGCCGATTATCAGCAAGCGTTGGACGTTCAGCAAACTCGCGCCTTGCAATATCAACAAGCAGTACAAGCCCTAGATAAGGCAAGACGGGTGATGGATGACCCCAGCTTAACTCAAGATTCGGTCACCGAGGTTATCAAGCAATTGACCGGCGAGCAGCAACAATTGACAGAGCGGGTACTACAGCTTAAACACAAGGTTGATATGTCTGCTGCCAGTGCCAATCAATACGATCAAGCATTGTCGCTATTAACGGACATTGTCGGCCCAGTTCATCGTCAAGACGCGGCGCCGAAAGCTCGCGAAGTGCTAAATAAAGCGCAAAATAGCCGTCATGTAGTCAGCAATGAAAATCAATGGCGAGCGCAAGCACGTGAGATTGAACGTCAGCAGCAGCAAAAGGCTCAAGCCCAGCAGGCGTTGCAAGAATATCAGCAAGCATTCGACGTTGACCTTGAGCAGCCTGAGGTATTTGAGCAGCAGCGCAACCAGCAGCAAGCCAATATTGAGCAAAGTGAAAATGAACTCGCATTGCTACGCGAACAAAGTCAGCACAATCAGCACCAACTTCAAACGCTAGACTCTGAGATTGCTCGTTACCAAGCGCAAGCGCCAAAGTGGTTTGCCGCCAATGATCAGCTTCAGTCGCTGCGAGAGCAAACGGGGTTAGCACTCGATAGTGAAGCGGATGTCGTGGCTCAAATGCAAAATGTGCTTGAAGAAGAAAAGCAACTAACTGCTGAAAAAGACGCGTTGGTTATTCAGCGCACAGCGCTTGAGCAAGAAATCGAGCACCTAGCGTCTCCTGGTGGTGCCAATGATCCAAGACTAAAAGCCCTTTCTGACAGTTTAGGTGGGGTGTTGTTGTCTGAAATCTACGATGATATCACACTTGAAGATGCACCCTATTTCAGTGCTATGTACGGGCCGGCCCGACACGCGATTGTGGTGTCTGATCTCAGTGGTGTAAAAGAGCGCTTACTGGAGTTTGACGATTGCCCAGAAGACGTTTATGTCATTGAAGGCGATGTCGATGCTTTTGATGACAGTGGCTTTAACGTTGAGGAGCTCGAAGGGGCGGTTTGTGTCCAGGTCAATGATCAGCACCTGCGCTTTTCTCGTTTCCCTGAATTACCCTTGTTTGGTCGAGCTGCTCGAGAGCAGCGATTAGAGACGTTGCGCGAAGAAAAAGAGCAAACCGTTGAACGCCATGCGAAAGTCGCTTTTGATGCACAGAAAAAGCATAGACATTATCAAGCACTTAGTCAGTTTGTGGCATCTTCTTTACACTTGGCATTCACACCAAACCCCGAAGATGAATTGGCTCAATTACGTGAGCAACGCCAGCAAGTTACGTCGCAAAAAGCGCAGTTGGAACAAGCCATTAATGCTGAACGAAAGGCTTTAGACAAAGCAAAACACGCTTTGAATCTACTCGATAAACTGAGCGCCTCGATGGCGGTTATTTGGGATGACACACTCGATGAGCGACAATCACACATTGCTCAACAATTAGCGGATCTCGATGAAGCAAAAGCATTTATTAAAGCGCATCAACAGTCGCTAGACAAGTTGGCAGAGCACGTCTCGGCGCTCGATAATGACCCAGAGTTATTTGAAGCTTTAGAAGCGTCTTATCAAGAGGCCGATCAAGATTTACAAACAGTGAAATCACAATTGTTTGCCTTGTCGGATCTTCACGAACGTCGCTCTCATTTTGCTTACCAAGATTCCTCCGACATGCTAGAGCAAAGCAGTGAGCTGAGTGAATCGTTAAAGAAAAAACTTGCAGAAGCTGAGCAAACAAGACTGAAAAGCCGTGACGCGCTTAAAGTGGAACAGGGTCAATACAACCAGTATCAACAAGTATTGGCGTCGTTGAAAAGTTCTCACCAAGCGAAAAAAGAAACCTTGAGTGAATTTACTCAAGAGCTAAAAGAGTTTGGTGTTACCGCCGATCATGAAGCACTTGAGCGTGCGCAAACTCGCCGTGATGAGCTTGGACAAAGAGTGGTACAAGCTCGAGCGAATAAGAGTGAGTATGAGCGTACAATTACGGCCACTGAGCTTGAAATGACCAGCTTGAGTAAACAGCTTAAGAAGCGTCAAAAAGAGTATCGGGAGTTACGTCAATTTGTCGTGGCGGCCAAAGCGGGGTGGTGCTCAGTCATGAGGCTGGCTCGTCAACACGATGTTGAGCGACGGTTACACAAACGTGAGTATGCCTATTTGTCGTCGGCAGAGCTTCGCTCATTGTCGGATAAATCACTCGGGGCATTGCGTTTAGCGGTCGCTGATAACGAAACGTTGCGCGACTCACTGCGCTTGTCAGAAGACAATGCGCATCCGGAGCGTAAAGTATTGTTCTACATTGCGGTGTATCAGCATCTACGCGAGCGTATTCGTCAAGATATTATTCGCACCGATGACCCTGTCGAAGCGATAGAAGAGATGGAAATTGAGTTAGCGCGCTTAACGGAAGAGTTGACCTCGCGAGAGCAGCGTTTAGCCATCAGCTCTGAATCGGTTGCTAAGATCATTCGCAAAACG from Vibrio sp. HB236076 carries:
- the mukE gene encoding chromosome partition protein MukE, whose translation is MSLTDTNEFMSEKLAKAISNPLFPQLDTWLRAGKHIGTEDFDNHALLSDYQLELATFYQRYNTELVKAPEGFFYLRPRSTALIGRSVLSELDMLVGKVLCFLFLSPERLAHEGIFTHQELYEELLQLTDEQKLIKLVTHRATGSDLDKEKLYEKVLTSLRRLKRLGMVINVGETNKFRISESVFRFGADVRVGDDMREAQLRLIRDGEAVVHHQEPKQGSLLDNDNHDQLPQEVEDEEL
- the mukB gene encoding chromosome partition protein MukB; the encoded protein is MIERGKYQSLTMINWNGFFARTFDIDGLVTTLSGGNGAGKSTTMAAFITSLIPDQTLLHFRNTTEAGSNQSSRDKGLFGKLQPGVCYAALDVVNSRHQRVLFVVKLQQVAGRDKKVDIKPFLIQGLPSHVKPTDILIENVSAQHAKVRPFNDVKSCVAQYEGAHYKAFSSIVDYHSQMFEFGVLPKKLRNSSDRSKFYRLIEASLYGGISSAITRSLRDYLLPQNGGVKKAFQDMESALRENRLTLEAIKTTQADRDLFKHLITESTQYVAADYMRHANERRGKLEQALSLRHELNTTKDSLLEHNQRLSYAKEQLELLIEQESGLEQDHQSAQDHLLLVQNALRQQEKINRYQDDLEALNERLEEQLMVVEEAQERLFDREALTQQAEEEVDSLKTQLADYQQALDVQQTRALQYQQAVQALDKARRVMDDPSLTQDSVTEVIKQLTGEQQQLTERVLQLKHKVDMSAASANQYDQALSLLTDIVGPVHRQDAAPKAREVLNKAQNSRHVVSNENQWRAQAREIERQQQQKAQAQQALQEYQQAFDVDLEQPEVFEQQRNQQQANIEQSENELALLREQSQHNQHQLQTLDSEIARYQAQAPKWFAANDQLQSLREQTGLALDSEADVVAQMQNVLEEEKQLTAEKDALVIQRTALEQEIEHLASPGGANDPRLKALSDSLGGVLLSEIYDDITLEDAPYFSAMYGPARHAIVVSDLSGVKERLLEFDDCPEDVYVIEGDVDAFDDSGFNVEELEGAVCVQVNDQHLRFSRFPELPLFGRAAREQRLETLREEKEQTVERHAKVAFDAQKKHRHYQALSQFVASSLHLAFTPNPEDELAQLREQRQQVTSQKAQLEQAINAERKALDKAKHALNLLDKLSASMAVIWDDTLDERQSHIAQQLADLDEAKAFIKAHQQSLDKLAEHVSALDNDPELFEALEASYQEADQDLQTVKSQLFALSDLHERRSHFAYQDSSDMLEQSSELSESLKKKLAEAEQTRLKSRDALKVEQGQYNQYQQVLASLKSSHQAKKETLSEFTQELKEFGVTADHEALERAQTRRDELGQRVVQARANKSEYERTITATELEMTSLSKQLKKRQKEYRELRQFVVAAKAGWCSVMRLARQHDVERRLHKREYAYLSSAELRSLSDKSLGALRLAVADNETLRDSLRLSEDNAHPERKVLFYIAVYQHLRERIRQDIIRTDDPVEAIEEMEIELARLTEELTSREQRLAISSESVAKIIRKTIQREENRIRMLNQGLSNISFGQVKGVRLNVAIRESHQGLLNGLAQPSSQHKDLFESSRYTFSEAMAKLFQRVNPHIDMGQRSPQVLGEELLDYRNYLELSVEVNRGTDGWLQAESGALSTGEAIGTGQSILLMVVQSWEEESRRLRSKDILPCRLLFLDEAARLDAKSISTLFELCDRLDMQLLIAAPENISPEKGTTYKLVRKVFKDHEHVHVVGLRGFGSVPPIISSNAVEDVAESLT
- the mukF gene encoding chromosome partition protein MukF; the encoded protein is MSEITHDDKPQPIEELVGWVKDNQLSLQLTTEKLSFLLAMAVLSQERFDQELTEGELHDAFHIVVKLFDGDSTPSAFKANNALNDMVKQRLISRFTSEINEGASIYRLTPLAIGLTDYFVRQKQFSQLKLSIQLSMVADEMSKAVELARQGGDVHFWQHKVYGVLKYSVAEIFDQIDLNQRVMDEQQQGVKQQVADLLNQDWQEAISQCEKLLGETSNTLRELQDTLQTAGDDLQTQILDIQELVYHQPELEFVESVLFNLQMKLDRIVSWGQQSIDLWIGYDRHVHKFIRTAIDMDKNRAFSTRLRQSCQDYFDAPWFLTYADADKLFDLRDETLSLRDDEVTGQVPIALEFEEFEAVNNSLSERIADMLKLHKTQGVPIDLGSVLKEHLAQHPATHHFDLARIIVDQAVRLGYSESDYRAIQPDWQVINEFGAKVQANVIDRY